In the genome of Diabrotica undecimpunctata isolate CICGRU chromosome 2, icDiaUnde3, whole genome shotgun sequence, the window attaataacgaagatgctgtgtaATGCCCTTTTGGTTGTCGCATTGTTTGTTCTTTTCCTAATACATATATTCGTTACATCCTACCTTTTCATTTGTTATGttacatgttaggattcgattagttgtttatttgatGCTTAGCCAGAGGccttttaagtcaataaatcaaaatttgtcttatagtaaatctatttttatccataatgccctatgatatctcgtatgtcggtctacattcattaataatgaagatactctGTAGTGCCCTTCTGGTAGTAGTcttatttgtttttttctctTAATATATTCGCTATACCATCCCCTTTCATTTAATTTGATATTTAATAAGATTTAACATGACATTTAATAGATTGGTCCAATCGGAACAATAAAAACGGAAATATGTTTtgcccttttggcaatgccgccatgtgTGTTCAGTTTTTTCGTGAACACAAAATTAggataaaaataccaaaaaaatctagttattgaaaaaaaaaaatactaaaataaagaaaaaagttcCTCAATTAgcaaatttttttaatagattATTATTATGATACCTGTACAAAAAAGAAACAACGAAGCGATGTCGTTAATGAAGTATCTATACAGTTGTTTCAAGTAAAAATCTAACTTATTGGCCTCTAAGAATTATAATTGAGTACATCACTTCTTTAGaactttatattttgtatttactATTAATAATCATCACAACTAAAATTagattagataaaaaaaaaatgaatttcacATACCTCACTCCAATCACTTCGACCTAATGAATTGATAGCTGCCACTCTGAACTTGTATGCAGTACCCGGTTCGAGATTAAAGCCTGCGGGGTAATTTACAGTAGAAGGCAAAGTGTCCAAGGTCAGATCAGCAGTGTcttcatttaacaaaaaataactcTTTACATCACAACTATTTCCTCGAATGAAACCAACAGTATACCAAGTGTCTTTAAGAGGCAGTTCAGGATCATGGACATTATTTTCAGCCAAAGCAGCAGAAGCTAATGCTGCTAAAGGATCATCGTCAGGGGCAAGAATTCCTTTTTTCACTTCAGTAACCATTTcatcggtttttaaaattttgttattttgacTGTAATTGTGATAATTTGGATCAGCTGATGATTCTTTTCTAATGTCTGTTTCCATTCTCACTGAGTCACTGGAAGTACAGTCGTCtaaaacttcttttttaatttcagtCTCCATATCTACCTCCGACTTGGTTTCATTTTCTTCTGGAGATTTTGTGATACTTGATTCAATCTGACTAGATTGTTCAGATTTTACTTCAGCTTCCAAATTAACTGGTtcaatttctgtttttttatcAGCTTCCAAATTGTTTTCACTTTCCGATCTTTCTTCAAGTTCCAATTTGTTTTCAGTTATCTCAGCTTCCAAGTTGTCTTTGATGTCTGATTGTTCTTCAGCTTCTAATCTCATGTCAATGTCTGTTCCTACGTCAGCTTCTGATTCGgcctcattttttttaatttcatctgGTTTTGCTTCAGCTTCCGATTTTGTTTCCGAGTCAGATTTTACTTCACCGCTTAAGCTTTCTTCAGGGTGTTTAGGTGTTGAATCTGACTcccagtccatttttacaatttcAGCATTTGAAGAAGCGTGCGCAATTTCATTGACGGTAGTCTGCGTAGAATCAGCTTCAGCTGTTGTAGTTGAAGGTTTCATTTCTTCATCTGCATCATCCACGCCACCTCCATACAATCCTAAGCGATacctataacaaaatatatactgCGTAACCTATGTTCCAGTTAAATGAATATCTTCCTTACCTAAAACTTTTAGGTGGTCTCTGTAATCTAGTACCTCCTTTCAATCCAAGTTGCTGCATAATAGAACCAGATCCTAAGAGTCCTGTTGCAACTTGCATCGGAACAGCAACATTAGATGTACTGCTTCCTTGTGAAAGAACTATGGTTTGTGTAGAATTATCCTCATCTAATTTTCCCATGCCTCCTTTCTCAGGTGCAGGATCTATCAGACCAGCTTCTGCAGCTATGGCAGCAAGGGCTGCATCTGTTGTGGCTGGACTATCAAAGGAAGTCGAGGCTAGTACAAAATTCAAccattttatttagatttttgaGTAATCTATGATTAGGAACATTTTCTTGCAGAGTTGATTCTACTTATATATAACTATAACATACCCTAACTTACCTATATTTGCATTTGGTTGTTTGGGACGAGAAATTACCATTAATTTTGGTTGTTCTCCGCTGTTAGTAGAGTGATTTATTGTTGAACTAATTGGCAGCCGGACAATCTTGCCTACTGCAGCAGACTGATTAGGTTGAACCAGGGTTAGTGTTTTGTTAGTACCTGTCGCCATCTGTACAGTAACTGGTTTCCCTCCTATCATTACctgtttctaaaaaaaaacaaaaaattcaattaacagtaataaatttttgacaaaaattttatttcatccatttattttttaaataaaataaatgctgCTCATGACCCATatgcatttttttatgtcaaattaacgctattttttttttaatatgatgataCAAGTTTGTCTTAcaaaaaatggtcgaaaattaaGATTGCCAGCTATTAAAAACGCGAAGTATCAAGGACAGCTAACGCGACGCTAGTAGTTTGAAGTCTCAGTTGTGCGAGTTTTTATAGCATGCGtcgatcttcttcttcaagtgctatctccgcggcggaggtggGCAATCattatagctattcggacttttgagacggctgctctgaaaagttcatttgatgtacatccgtaccactctcttaggttgcgcatacatgacattctacgcccccctatgcttctctttccttggatctttccctgcttAATCAGTTGGAGAAAAGTGTATttttctccacgtgtaatatgtccaagatattcaaattttcttgttttaattgtacagtaaaacctccgttaaccgaaataattggggggaggccgtttcggataacaagaatttcggttaaaaataaaattgttttttatagtattcttggtcaaagtattagtattaaaaaatactatgaggtgatttcgtaatgttttctaataagtaaatacagagtaaagtaataaaattaaggaaaatgaacatgcttttttaaagaaatttctattttcttttgcgtttttgtttgacAACGATTATGTCTCCATAATttatttgcagaacgtcatgagtttgcctcattcgattgttcgacgaaacgtaaagcaatctgaaaaggacaaaactttttGAAATGTCAACAAAACcccgtgtccctaactaattaggcctactgtataaaattcttacctCTAAGGCATTGAAAATCATTGAAGGCAGCATGAGACCGTCGACCGCGAGTCGGCGGTCTCGTGCTGCCTGTTGTctgttgggtcgtcatcttcgccGTCTGATACACTCAGGTTGTCTGGATGAAGAACCAtatcaaaatttactttttattgacgaaattattgaaactcagccgtttcggttaaacaaGGTTTCAGTTAAAAAGATTTTGGTTAaaggaggttttactgtatttaaaatttctatttctttattcaaccttctcagaacctctttgtttgtgacgtgttctgtccacgatattttcagaattcttctatacacccacagctcaaatgattccagttttttaatttatgtctcaAGGTCCAatattccattccataaaacaaagtcgaaaaaacatagcacctcgccaacctaactcttagttacAATTTTAAATCGCTTGTACATagtactcttctcattttgttgaaattcgCTCTAtcttttctattttgatttcctgaatgtaatcatttgtggagttaatcattgttcccagatatgcatatttgtcgaCTTGTTCGACGTTCGTTCCGTTTATTAGAatttctcgttatttctttgagttttcgatattctcataaatttcgtcttcttgacgttcattgttagaccgtactcttttccatactccgctattctggacACCAGTCTATGAAGATCACaatgtcgtccgcatatctaatgttgttaatgggaacttaatttttaggatttctatagggagcgtgtcaggtccagggcttttcccactctttattgtttttaatgcgtgtaatatttcttcttttgtaatatatggacctatttcttctgacgtaagttccatgtgctccagatctcctctttcattattGAATagttcgtcgatatattctgcccatttttgtactttctcgtccgtCTGTGTTATAGTATATGTGTAGTagtagatatataataatatacatattatcacttgtcaaaccagtgtcgttgtaccctaactctattttactttacGACTGGCAACGTATTATCAGTGTATTctcataattttaaatgtatgtaaaaatgtgagtttaatGAACaatgttatgaacgtagtgatcctgcagtgggatcttgtaaTATAAGGTAATGTTCCAATTAAGTCGtagtatatttttagttttatgaaaagaagttattttttataaaaagttaatatttttttcagtCATATaggcggtttgtcaaaaaatatgaattgtggatattgttACCTCTTAcaatatctgatgattgtattttAGGTTTAAGATCATTCACATTGTTTTCTAAAGAATATTttgttttcataaaattaaaaataaaaagttttccaTATGGTGAAAACTTAATTGGACCACatgggaaacttttttatttataagttcTCATATTTTTTGCCCTCTGTATTGAGAAGAGACCTTTTTTAGAGGATTTTTCTATATGACCGTAATATTCTTCAGGAAGAAAAATTCGGTCATGCTTGCGAAAAAGCCTTTTGGCTACAACAAATTCTCTGTCGCATGAAAGTAATGCGTGCTTCTCTTATTGGAAAACAGTGGAACATTTTTCTGACCTTGGAGGATGCGATGGCTAAAAGAAAAACGAACTACTGTGTGATTCTTATCTCATTGATTGAGATCTCATTCTcaaaataatcttttaaaaatgtgcTACATCATTGGGTCATTTGTGAGCCTCACTCTcattataagaaaaaaatatagctTCTCCTGTTTTTAAGTTATGTATACCAAACTCGAAAACCCACAGATGTCTACAATAGAAAATTGCCTGTACAGGTATGTCAGCTAATGGTAAATTTTACATATAATCCATTGTAATTCACAGTATATCATCGTTCTCTGAAAATAGTTGCTTGGTGTGTgtagttttttgtaaaatttcttagCACTGATTTTATGAACTAAAAGTTATGCAGCAGCAACTCGTTTTGCATTGTCATTGAGGGTTGCGTTTTTAATTTTCTGGTAAAGTTCTTCACAGGCAGAATACACATCAACTTGAGGAGGACCAAAAGTATAAGTAAAATTTTCATGAAAATATTGTAAGTAATAACTATATTTTACTTTCTAGTCGGGATACTTTTCCATAAACATTTTATGTATTGTAGCAAGAAAATACTTTTTCAATACATTGTTAGAATAATGAACTTCTTTTACATCAAACGATTTTGTGTTCCTTTATTTGAAAACAAACCTGACCTGGTATCAAATTATGTCTTGATTTCACAGATTTACCTATTATCTCGAAGTGGATCAGTAGTTAGTAGGTGGCATAATCGTCAAATATACTTTTCACCAACCCCAAACAAACTCAAAAAAGCTTTCTTACATACCTTTTTAGGGGCTCCGTTCAAACAAACATGAAATAAGTTATGGGTCTCTCAATGTGTTTATTGGTAGCCTGAGATTTTCTGCTTCTCTTAATAGGTGTTACATCTAGCATATCTTATAAGTAGCAGTGTTCTGAATTTTTTGTCATCAAACTGGTGTAAAGATGCAAGTAAAACTCTGAgtaatttttacaattattgcGGCAGATGTAATTAATGTCAATTTTCGCGCCATAACCTTTTTTGCCGCATGATTAGTATGTGCCTCGCCCTTTATTTTAGCCTTCTTGATCACTTCACTTTTATACTTGGAACGATTAATAACGCCCTTCTATCTGTTCATATTCCGCCAACCCGCCACCTCACCTTTTTGGCGCGCTCAGTTAGTTGGAAAATGGCACATCCCCGGAGAAGTGACCTTTTCAAAGTAAACAGAAAACCTTGCTCGCTTAGATTAATATTAGCACATAGCGGAGATGTGGCTTTTTCACATACAATGAATCTTAAAACATTATTAACAAAATGGCGGCAATAACTCATGTTCTCATAACAGAGATGTGGCATTTTCCAAATAACCAATTCAATTGTATCATGAATGATATTTGATCAGTGATATGTTCTTTAAAAAGTCTCCTTGGTGGGATCTAACGCTATTATTATCAAAGTGTTTAAGAAGTATGTGAAGTATCAGGGAAAAAACTTAGTATGGAAACCCTCAAAAGTTGGAGCAGTCAAACACGTTTCTGTTCTTGTTAAATACGAGTATGTGTCAATATCTTAAAAACGATAGCAACAGATGTTTGTccgacaaacaaaaaaaaaataaaaaaaaacattcatagtaaacaaAATGCTGCACACTTTATGTAGtacaaaaaagatatttttcaaaattagaaGATACTTACTGTATTTTTTGACAAAGTCATAGTCTTAGGAGATCCAACAACTTGCATAGGCATTGATATGGTAATAGGTTTGCCAGCAATCTTAACGCCTTGTAGATTGGTTAGAGATGTGGTAGTTACGATTGGTTGGGAATTTACAGAAGTAGTTTTTACATTGCTCAAATTTACAGATTGTGCATTGGTTAatgtttgtatatttttcaaaccTGCATTTGAATTCACAACTAGAACTTGTTGATTacctgaaaaagaaaataaattaattataagcTTTTAAACtctcaataattataaaaaaaaattgtatcccATATAAAGTATGTGTCTTCTAGTAGCGGTATACGGGCAACAATATATTGTATTAATGGCATTAGATATGGCGATTATTAACAAACATTCTTTCAAAAGAGATAAAGTCAACTTATCACATACAAAAGTGAACAAAATCACTCCCAAGCCAAAAACATAAGTTGCTTGTGCTGGACATCAAACTAAAAAGTGAACTACAATTCAACATTCTTACTTGAGAAGTCAACGAGTAAACATCTAGCTATTGCTAATCCGTTTTTAGTAAAAACGCTAATACATTAAGTATTTAGTTAATTGGTTCTTACTGAATCAAAACAGGTGAGAGAATCTATTTGAATATTAGTACATATTATATAGTAAATGCAATAATTAAATTATCCACTTGAAAAAGCAAATAATTGGCAGGGTTATATTTCACACTGAGAAGAAGCCGCTCTCCGAAAAGTCGAATTATTTGGAAGCAATgttacattttaaattaaattcgcCATTTTAACTACTGGAATGGCATTTTCACTACTAACAGCTCCGACTACTAAAGGAAGAATGAATTGTTCCAGGAAAACTATACAAGATCAAATAACCAAAAGCAATTATTCGCAGCATGGATACCAACAAAGAGTTCACCGTGTTTCGGAGCGCACGTAAAGACGTCGGTCCCACTGGGCTAGTATGCATCGACATTAGCTACTTGAAACATGGCTAAAGATGCATTTGGTGCCGTAACCTGTCCAAAAAGATTCTCTGTTAACTCAACTGGTCTCTAAAattcttcattaaaaaaaactttcaaattaatttttccaTCATTTTCTGATATCCTTTTCGTgaactagtattttattattttcatctcgAATACATCTACAGTAGAACCCCTCTAATCCGTCACCCTCGGGACTAGCAGTATGGTCGGAACGCAAGAAAGGTCGGATTATCAGAAAAAGTCATTGTGTATGACGTATGTATGTGTTTTTAAAAAACGACTGTATTATTCTCTACAgtgatataataaataattatatttcaataaaatacaagaaagcttttgtttgtacattatttattaaatatgtatgtaaatataTAATGTCAAAAAAGGTAGCATAAAAATTAGTGCTTACCTATGTAGGCCTACTTAGTAAAAAAATCAGTAATAGATTTTTGTTTACAAGATGAAATTCTGGATTTAGCTGCAAtgttcctccattttttcatccaCACGATGTCCATCGGTGTTGATGCTGAGTTCTGCTCAATGTACTGAAGGCCAATTTCAAAAGCATTCTTGGCATCGGTGTGTGAAATCCGGACAGGAGgctcgtcatcatcatcactgtcggATTCTGAGTTCACGATTCCGTCACCGTCACGTTCCATAACAGCGGCAACAATTTCGTTATCGTTCAGCACTTCACTGGTTTCGCAGTTTTTGTCACATTGTTCAATCCACTCCTCAACTTTACTAGCAGGTATATTTGCATCCAGGGTCTGAAGATTGGTAACGATTTCCTGCACGTCGTTTTGCTCATCTTCGACCTGGTCAATTTCGATCATAACTTCTGGCCAAAGCTTACGCCAAGATTTTCTTAGCGTGTCAGGATTTAGTTCTGCCCAAGACTCAGCCATTGTATAGATAGCATCTTTAATGTTGAGTGATTTCATGGCTTGGAAAATATCACATCCTTCTTTCGGCGATAACGCCTTTTAAAACATTCTATCACGCTCTGGTCCATAGGCTGGATAAGTGATGTGACATTTGGTGGGAGGAAGATAGCTTTTATATCCCCTTTTACTAAATCTTCCTCAGAAGGGTGCGATAGTGCGTTGTCTAATAGCAGTAGAGCTCGAACAGGAAGATTTTTTTTCGTCAAGTCCTTCTCAACACATGGCACAAACTCGTCAAAAAACCAAGATTTGAAAAGATTGCAGTCCATCCAAGCAGATTTTTGGTTGCGATAATAAACCGGCACGGATGATAAGTTTATGTTTTTGAAAGCCCTGGGCTTCTTAGATTTGCCTATGACAAACAGCGAAAGCTTGTGTGTTCCATCAGCATTGCTACAAGGAGCAACAGTTAGCCTATCTTTCATGAGTTTCGTTCCCGCTACGGTTTCATTTGACGCACTTAAGGTTTTGTTTGGAAGCATTTTATAGTTTAGGCCTGTCTCGTCTATGTTATAGACTTGGCAAGGTAACAGTtcattttcttttacaatttgttAAAACTTCACAGAAAACTCCTTAGCCGCCTCGACGTCAGCAGATAATTTTTCATCACAAATTGAGACAAACCGGATACCATGACGGGTTTTCCAACGATCAATCCAGCCTTCACTGGCTTTAAATTCACTTCCTACTTCTAGTTTTTTGTGCAAAATTATTGCCTTTTCTTTTATAATTGGGCCAGATATCGGAGTTCCCTTCCTTCTTTCTTGACTGAACCACATCCATAGAGCACTATCAAGCAGTTCAAGTTTaggcttttttaatgtttttcgcCTTTCAAGAGCGTTTTCTCCATCTACTATCGTCATTGTATGTGATTCAATTTCTTTTCGATTTTTTCTCCAATCCTTAATAGTCGTAACGCCTACATTCAGTTCCTTGGCAATTTTTTGTAGTGATTCACCTTTGTCCAGCCTTTGAAGCACTGCAAGTTTTTCACTTAACGAACGCGTAACGTGTTTACGTTTTGCTCCTGACATGTTGAAAATAATGTACACACTTTAACTCACAACGTTCGAAATAATACTGACAGAATGGATTGTGATTTTCGGAGAAATTTTCGTCGTAAACAAATCGACCGCCGGGGATTTCCGCGAAGCCAAGCAGGTCGGATTACCCGGAGCGTCGGACTATCCGAGGGCGGACGAGAGGGGTTCTActgtaatctgattaaaatctttagttGTATTTGCTCTATGTTTGGACATTTTATATAGTAGACAGTAATAGCAACggtcaccaaaataacaaaacGAATGCATGTGGCAGAAATGaaaatgcttagatggatgagtggagtttcaaaaaagataaaattaagaataagtATATGAGGGAAAGTCTAGGATTTGCACCAATTGATGCCTAAGAATTGCTGATTTACAAGTTCCTGGATGGATTATGAAAGGAAGACCAAAGAAGACATGGGGGGAGACGCTTAGGTAGGACATATCGGTAAAGgggattgatattggtatgacccaagatagaaacttatggGAGAAATATAATTAGGAAAGCTGACCCCGCATAAGGATAAAGGCGAAGAGAATGATGATAATCTAGGAAAAAGTATAGGTTACTTACCGATTGTAGGAATCTGTCCCATAGTTTTCAGAGGAACTAATTTCCCAGTTGCCTTATCTAAATGGTATGGAATCGTTTTTATAGATGTTTGAACTTTATTGGCTGCCGTAGTAGGTATAATTTTTACAATGGTATTTTTGGGAGATTGAGGTAAAACATTTGGTTTTGCCTGAACCATGTTGCTCCCTTTTGGTAGTGTTGCTAACGTCATGCCTATGGAGAAAAATACCATTAatcatgtttgtttttatggtTTATTTGGGTTAGAACTATAAAAATTTTAGTACACTTACTACAATTTTATCTATTACACACATACATTCAAAAGTATTGCATAGCCCTTTAAGGAATCTGATAAATTTACTTGTTTTAATATCCGAATAATGAAATACTCATTATTTAAGTGTTTTTGAGAGAGGGCACTTGTtaaagattatttgggttttggtttatttatttggcatttatatttatttaaattttagtcGTTTTAAATACCAATAAAGCATATGTAAGTTTTCTTTGCTTTCATTtgctttaaataataataattattattattatacataagcgagggcagaggaactaagtccctattatgcccaaaaacaaagaaatttaattaataacctactagtaaaaaacaaaaattacagataaaagaaataaaattacaatttttggtttaaaagaaaaacaatattttaactataatgtaaaacggtcaCGTCTGTTTTTAaacgagttggtagagggagcagagacaatgttatcgttaaggttattccagcactcaaaaactctatttggtaaaaagttctgccttgatcttgtagaaaaattttctttcttcagtttgaactgatgacctctgaggcgttcatcttgattaatggtaaacatttcatcgagatttccaaaattgaatttttattattttaaaagttgtaattaagtctccacgttgtcggcgaagttcaaaagaaattaggttagccatactaagtctttctgcataagaaggtcttctcggtcccaaagaaattcgagtggcttttctttggacgttttccaacatagtcttgtctcgaaccagatcaggataccacgttggtccaccgtattcaagtatgggtcttacgtacagagtgtaaagtttacagaatgattgcattgaaatTCTCGAAAAACGGTCGGGAGTTCGCACGTTTAGAAACCTCTAaacagcagaggtccaaggacggaaccctgaggcactccactttccactaacctatcctgtgagaaagattcgccaactctaactttgtaatatcgatctgtcagaaaatcatctatccaacgaagtaaagtaccgcgaactccgaaatgtCCATAAAACTTGTTACACTTGgtaatctttgataatagagatactgagatgatttttttacgaaaatgttggGAATATATGAAGCTATCTCGAATTATTAATAAGACGTTCGTTT includes:
- the LOC140434531 gene encoding host cell factor 2-like, coding for MAGKALKWKVVADTTGPHPRPRHGHRAIIIKDLMVVFGGGNEGIVDELHVFNTATNQWFIPITKGDVPPGCAAFGFVVDGTKLLVFGGMVEYGKYSNELYELQAAKWEWKKLKPKEPKFGNLPCPRLGHSFTVVNSKVYLFGGLANDSTDPKNNIPRYLNDLFTLDIKSNPMQWNIPQTNGPAPTPRESHTAVAYVDKNQNSFLIIYGGMSGCRLGDLWFLETETMTWVKPQVSGITPLPRSLHTSTLIGHKMFVFGGWVPSTLSKDINAIETAWKCTNTLACLNLETMSWDEINIQEVDLPCARAGHCAVGISTRLYVWSGRDGYRKAWKNQVCCKDLWYLDVDKPPVPSRVSLVKAGTHTLEVNWTGALSVQTYILQIQKYDLPPPAASKIPATTAPVIPSLAAVPKASVPVQTSSLQPAPTIKTTTSTNQVHSPKIVSPIATRGPVKIQGTAGTIIREGSPQVAGKQLIMKQGGNIIQKGGAPQQVVTFVKTSTGMTLATLPKGSNMVQAKPNVLPQSPKNTIVKIIPTTAANKVQTSIKTIPYHLDKATGKLVPLKTMGQIPTIGNQQVLVVNSNAGLKNIQTLTNAQSVNLSNVKTTSVNSQPIVTTTSLTNLQGVKIAGKPITISMPMQVVGSPKTMTLSKNTKQVMIGGKPVTVQMATGTNKTLTLVQPNQSAAVGKIVRLPISSTINHSTNSGEQPKLMVISRPKQPNANIASTSFDSPATTDAALAAIAAEAGLIDPAPEKGGMGKLDEDNSTQTIVLSQGSSTSNVAVPMQVATGLLGSGSIMQQLGLKGGTRLQRPPKSFRYRLGLYGGGVDDADEEMKPSTTTAEADSTQTTVNEIAHASSNAEIVKMDWESDSTPKHPEESLSGEVKSDSETKSEAEAKPDEIKKNEAESEADVGTDIDMRLEAEEQSDIKDNLEAEITENKLELEERSESENNLEADKKTEIEPVNLEAEVKSEQSSQIESSITKSPEENETKSEVDMETEIKKEVLDDCTSSDSVRMETDIRKESSADPNYHNYSQNNKILKTDEMVTEVKKGILAPDDDPLAALASAALAENNVHDPELPLKDTWYTVGFIRGNSCDVKSYFLLNEDTADLTLDTLPSTVNYPAGFNLEPGTAYKFRVAAINSLGRSDWSEVSAFKTCLPGFPGAPSAIKITKSVEGANLSWEPPSANQGEILEYSVYLAVKAKDKVNTNAGQLAFVRVYCGPNNKCVVSNTSLSAAHLDTTTKAAIIFRIAAKNEKGYGPATQVRWLQDASSKSKRLADSSPVAVKKV